A genome region from Chlorobaculum tepidum TLS includes the following:
- the atpD gene encoding F0F1 ATP synthase subunit beta: MQEGKISQIIGPVVDVDFPEGQLPSILDALTVTRQDGSKLVLETQQHLGEERVRTIAMEGTDGLVRGMSAVNTGKPIQVPVGGEVLGRMLNVVGDPIDGKGPVPAKKTYSIHRAAPKFDELSTKTEMFETGIKVIDLLEPYSRGGKTGLFGGAGVGKTVLIMELINNIAKQQSGYSVFAGVGERTREGNDLWHEMMESGVIDKTALVFGQMNEPPGARARVALTGLSIAEYFREEEGRDVLLFIDNIFRFTQAGSEVSALLGRMPSAVGYQPTLSTEMGELQDRITSTKKGSVTSVQAIYVPADDLTDPAPATAFTHLDATTVLSRQIAELGIYPAVDPLDSTSRILDPNIVGDDHYNTAQAVKQILQRYKDLQDIIAILGMDELSDEDKLVVARARKVQRFLSQPFFVAEAFTGLAGKYVKLEDTIKGFKEIIDGRHDNLPEAAFYLVGTIEEAVAKAKTL, from the coding sequence ATGCAAGAAGGTAAGATTTCCCAGATCATCGGCCCTGTCGTTGACGTTGACTTTCCTGAAGGACAGCTTCCGTCTATCCTCGATGCCCTCACTGTCACCCGTCAGGACGGCTCGAAACTGGTACTCGAAACCCAGCAGCACCTTGGAGAGGAGCGTGTTCGGACAATCGCCATGGAAGGGACCGACGGTCTGGTCAGAGGCATGAGCGCTGTCAACACCGGCAAACCGATCCAGGTCCCGGTAGGCGGAGAGGTGCTCGGCAGAATGCTGAACGTTGTCGGCGATCCCATCGACGGCAAAGGCCCTGTCCCGGCAAAGAAAACCTACTCTATCCATCGCGCCGCTCCGAAATTCGACGAACTTTCGACCAAAACCGAGATGTTCGAAACCGGCATCAAGGTTATCGATCTCCTCGAGCCCTACTCCCGCGGTGGTAAAACCGGTCTGTTCGGCGGCGCTGGCGTCGGCAAGACCGTGCTCATCATGGAGCTGATCAACAATATCGCCAAGCAGCAGTCGGGTTACTCCGTGTTCGCTGGCGTCGGCGAGCGCACCCGTGAAGGAAACGACCTCTGGCACGAGATGATGGAGTCTGGCGTTATCGACAAGACCGCTCTCGTGTTCGGCCAGATGAACGAGCCTCCGGGAGCACGCGCACGCGTCGCCCTGACCGGCCTTAGCATCGCCGAGTACTTCCGTGAGGAAGAGGGCCGTGACGTGCTTCTGTTCATCGACAACATCTTCCGCTTCACCCAGGCAGGTTCCGAGGTATCCGCGCTTCTTGGCCGTATGCCGAGCGCCGTAGGCTACCAGCCGACTCTCAGCACCGAGATGGGTGAGCTTCAGGACAGGATCACCTCCACCAAGAAAGGTTCGGTTACCTCCGTGCAAGCCATCTACGTCCCTGCCGATGACCTTACCGATCCAGCTCCGGCTACCGCATTCACCCACCTCGATGCCACGACCGTGCTTTCACGTCAGATCGCCGAGCTTGGTATCTACCCGGCTGTCGATCCGCTTGATTCAACCTCCCGAATCCTCGATCCGAACATCGTCGGTGACGATCACTACAACACCGCGCAGGCTGTCAAGCAGATTCTCCAGCGCTACAAAGACCTTCAGGACATCATCGCCATTCTCGGTATGGACGAGCTGAGCGACGAGGACAAACTCGTGGTTGCCCGCGCCCGCAAAGTGCAGCGCTTCCTGTCGCAGCCCTTTTTCGTGGCTGAAGCGTTTACCGGTCTTGCAGGCAAGTACGTCAAGCTCGAAGACACCATCAAGGGCTTCAAGGAGATCATCGATGGCCGTCACGACAACCTGCCCGAAGCTGCCTTCTACCTGGTCGGCACCATCGAAGAGGCGGTTGCCAAAGCAAAAACGCTCTAA
- a CDS encoding S66 peptidase family protein: MNILIPKALRRGEVIGLISPSSTCAEPEKIERAVTYLERCGYKVKTSLYLNRSEHDPAHTDRYKLHDLHQMFADREVRAIFCLRGGAGATRLLDRIDYGLIAANPKILVGYSDITALSLAVFRKTGLVNFSGPMAATELLAPSSYTEEHFWGMLTDPGYSKHLTNFSEHPISCIRPGAVTGRLVGGNLSVLSSLVGTPYLPSFSGALLFTEDVNEPAYRIDRMLSHLFNAGLAQKCRGLMFGQFSKNPADENRDYRFDKMFTYYANRMHDGVPVMTGLSYGHIRELMTLPVGARCRLEISPERFAFGAVDAPVSR; the protein is encoded by the coding sequence ATGAACATTCTGATCCCCAAAGCGCTCCGCAGGGGAGAGGTCATCGGCCTGATCTCGCCATCTTCGACCTGCGCCGAGCCGGAAAAAATCGAACGGGCCGTCACCTACCTTGAGCGCTGTGGCTACAAGGTCAAGACCTCGCTGTACCTGAACCGCTCAGAGCACGACCCCGCGCATACCGACCGGTACAAGCTTCACGATCTTCACCAGATGTTCGCAGATCGTGAAGTACGGGCTATTTTCTGCCTCCGGGGCGGTGCCGGAGCGACACGTCTGCTTGACCGTATTGACTACGGACTGATTGCGGCCAATCCGAAAATCCTTGTCGGCTATTCCGATATCACGGCACTTTCTCTGGCCGTGTTCAGGAAAACCGGCCTCGTCAACTTTTCCGGCCCCATGGCCGCCACGGAGCTTTTGGCGCCCAGCAGCTACACCGAAGAACATTTCTGGGGAATGCTGACCGATCCGGGTTATTCGAAGCACCTCACCAATTTCAGCGAACACCCGATCAGTTGCATCAGACCAGGAGCCGTCACCGGCAGGCTTGTTGGAGGCAATCTCTCGGTGCTCTCCTCGCTGGTCGGCACGCCGTACCTGCCCTCGTTCAGCGGCGCGCTGCTCTTCACCGAAGATGTCAACGAACCGGCCTACCGCATCGACCGGATGCTCTCGCACCTCTTCAACGCCGGTCTGGCGCAGAAGTGCCGGGGCCTGATGTTCGGCCAGTTCAGCAAAAATCCCGCCGACGAAAACCGCGATTACCGCTTCGACAAGATGTTTACCTATTACGCAAACCGGATGCACGACGGCGTGCCGGTGATGACCGGCCTCTCCTATGGCCACATCCGGGAGCTGATGACCCTGCCCGTTGGCGCCCGATGCCGTCTGGAAATCTCACCGGAGCGATTCGCATTCGGGGCTGTGGATGCGCCCGTCTCACGCTGA
- a CDS encoding ATP-dependent Clp protease adaptor ClpS — translation MIRLTASNNPDTRTEELIADVDTLDAWRVVLFNDDDHTFDEVIFQIIKAVRCTRSIAEKHTWEVHTRGRAIVYAGEMSNCIRVSAILEEIALKTEIQTG, via the coding sequence ATGATCCGGTTGACCGCAAGCAACAATCCCGATACCAGAACAGAAGAACTGATCGCCGACGTCGATACCCTCGACGCTTGGCGCGTGGTGCTCTTCAACGACGACGATCACACCTTTGACGAAGTGATCTTTCAGATCATCAAGGCCGTACGCTGCACGAGGTCTATCGCTGAAAAACACACATGGGAGGTGCATACCAGAGGCCGCGCGATCGTCTATGCCGGAGAGATGTCCAACTGCATCCGCGTCAGCGCCATCCTCGAAGAGATCGCCCTGAAAACAGAAATCCAGACGGGTTGA
- the cobA gene encoding uroporphyrinogen-III C-methyltransferase: protein MTGSIHTEPQAAAKRGYVYIAGAGPGDPELLTLKADRVLRGADVILFDDLVLPQMLEPYKAEKIYTGKRKDAHHFAQDEINQEIVRHALMGKTVVRLKGGDPFIFGRGGEEIETLRQHGIGYEIIPGITAAHGASAYSEIPLTMRKVSSSVAFCTGHPVNSIQVPDTDTIVYYMVASNVHDVLDKVAASGRSGETMVAVVQNATRYNQRVITSTLDEFRKREKAVYSPALLIIGQNISQYIEENWFSRKKKVLMTGEAPKKYPPADYITVPFPCQQVAGADLGAVKACIEGIDRFSMLFFQNRFAVRYFFKYLFEHGRDVRHLAHLVICTANRSVASALQEYGIIPDCCLDREGVDAIAAMLRKEELTGQRILLSGAEHVDELVAGQLREGGNEVTPLVVYVHGAQDQVEKIDLDFIDEIYFASADCVKKFRGMYDAIPARIAVTPADERTAEEMRRQFGG, encoded by the coding sequence ATGACCGGTTCAATCCATACAGAGCCGCAGGCCGCGGCAAAGAGAGGCTACGTCTATATCGCGGGCGCGGGGCCGGGTGATCCGGAGCTGCTCACGCTCAAGGCTGATCGGGTGCTGCGCGGGGCGGACGTGATTCTCTTCGACGATCTCGTGCTGCCCCAGATGCTTGAACCCTACAAGGCCGAGAAGATCTATACCGGCAAGCGCAAGGATGCGCATCACTTCGCGCAGGACGAAATCAACCAGGAGATCGTGCGCCATGCGCTCATGGGCAAGACCGTCGTGAGGCTCAAGGGCGGCGATCCCTTCATCTTTGGACGCGGCGGCGAGGAGATCGAGACGCTGCGCCAGCACGGCATCGGTTACGAGATCATTCCCGGCATCACCGCAGCGCACGGAGCTAGCGCCTACAGTGAAATTCCGCTCACCATGCGCAAGGTCTCCTCGTCGGTCGCCTTCTGCACCGGCCATCCGGTCAACAGCATCCAGGTGCCCGATACCGACACGATCGTCTATTACATGGTGGCCTCGAACGTGCACGACGTGCTCGACAAGGTGGCGGCGTCGGGGCGGAGCGGCGAGACGATGGTCGCCGTGGTTCAGAACGCCACGCGCTATAACCAGCGCGTCATTACCAGCACGCTCGACGAGTTCCGCAAGCGCGAAAAGGCGGTTTACTCACCGGCGTTGCTTATCATCGGCCAGAACATCAGCCAGTACATCGAAGAGAACTGGTTCTCCCGCAAGAAGAAGGTGCTCATGACCGGCGAAGCGCCGAAAAAATACCCGCCTGCCGACTACATCACCGTGCCCTTCCCGTGCCAACAGGTGGCGGGCGCGGATCTCGGCGCGGTGAAAGCCTGCATCGAGGGGATCGACCGGTTCTCGATGCTCTTTTTCCAGAACCGCTTCGCCGTCCGGTATTTCTTTAAATATCTCTTCGAACATGGCCGCGACGTGAGGCATCTGGCGCATCTCGTCATCTGCACCGCGAACCGTTCGGTCGCCTCGGCGTTGCAGGAGTACGGCATCATTCCCGACTGCTGCCTTGACCGGGAGGGCGTGGATGCGATCGCCGCGATGCTGCGCAAGGAGGAACTCACCGGCCAGCGCATTCTTCTGTCGGGCGCGGAGCATGTCGATGAGCTGGTGGCCGGGCAACTCCGTGAGGGGGGCAACGAGGTCACGCCGCTCGTCGTTTACGTGCATGGCGCGCAGGATCAGGTCGAGAAGATCGACCTCGACTTCATCGACGAAATCTACTTCGCCTCGGCAGATTGCGTGAAAAAATTCAGAGGGATGTACGACGCGATTCCCGCCCGAATCGCCGTCACCCCGGCGGACGAGCGCACCGCAGAGGAGATGCGGCGTCAGTTTGGCGGATAG
- a CDS encoding precorrin-2 dehydrogenase/sirohydrochlorin ferrochelatase family protein, with translation MKVFLPLNIRVDNKKILFVGGGKIAHHKIQTIEKYTRDITIVSPEIIDELKGKGFTEIYKEYDSSDLDGAFLVYASTNVEEVNRRVRDDAEARGILVNVVDNRELSGFISPAIIKQGEMTVAVSSNGQNVKKSVEWRNRLREFVSETWPEDNQ, from the coding sequence ATGAAAGTGTTTTTGCCGCTCAATATCCGGGTGGACAACAAGAAGATTCTGTTCGTGGGCGGTGGCAAAATTGCTCATCACAAGATTCAGACCATCGAAAAATATACCCGGGATATCACCATCGTCTCGCCTGAAATCATTGACGAACTTAAGGGTAAGGGGTTTACGGAAATCTACAAGGAGTACGACTCCTCTGATCTCGATGGCGCATTTCTGGTCTATGCCAGCACCAACGTCGAGGAGGTCAACCGGCGCGTGCGCGATGACGCAGAGGCGCGGGGCATCTTGGTGAACGTCGTCGATAACCGCGAGCTTTCGGGCTTCATCTCCCCGGCCATCATCAAGCAGGGCGAAATGACCGTCGCGGTCTCCTCCAACGGCCAGAATGTCAAAAAGTCTGTTGAGTGGCGCAACCGGCTCCGGGAGTTTGTCAGCGAAACCTGGCCGGAAGACAACCAGTAA
- the dsrP gene encoding sulfate reduction electron transfer complex DsrMKJOP subunit DsrP, with protein MIEKALKGGRGYWTWVAFLLVVIGLGVSAYARQMSIGLGVTGMGRDISWGVYIAQFTFLVGVAASAVMLVLPYYLHNQKAFSKIVIVGEFLAVSAALMCMLFILADMGRPDRVLNVLLYPSPHSMVFWDVMVLNGYLFLNLISGWAVLGAERKGVAPAPWVKVLIYISIPWAFSIHTVTAFLFAGLPGRHLWLTAVLAPRFLASAFAAGTAILILITFILKKVAKFDAGQEARLKLAVLSSYAGLANLFFLGTEFFTAFYSNIPAHKHSLQYLFFGLEGHAPLVPWMWFSLITGIISVGVLLSPPLRRKNGALIAACIGLVVSIWIDKGMGLIFGGFVPTPLEAIVDYMPTATEISVTLGIWAIGLLVLTMLLKTAIAVKTQE; from the coding sequence ATGATCGAGAAAGCGCTTAAAGGAGGCCGCGGCTACTGGACATGGGTAGCCTTCCTGCTCGTTGTCATCGGGCTTGGAGTCTCGGCGTACGCCCGGCAGATGTCCATCGGTCTCGGCGTCACCGGCATGGGCCGTGACATAAGCTGGGGCGTCTACATCGCCCAGTTCACCTTTCTGGTCGGGGTCGCCGCCTCGGCTGTGATGCTGGTGTTGCCATACTATCTGCACAACCAGAAGGCCTTTTCGAAAATCGTCATCGTCGGAGAGTTCCTCGCTGTTTCGGCGGCGCTCATGTGCATGTTGTTTATCCTTGCCGACATGGGCCGGCCTGACCGCGTGCTCAACGTGCTGCTCTATCCCTCGCCGCATTCGATGGTGTTCTGGGACGTGATGGTGCTCAACGGCTACCTCTTCCTGAACCTCATCAGCGGCTGGGCGGTGCTTGGCGCTGAACGCAAGGGCGTGGCTCCCGCGCCGTGGGTGAAGGTGCTGATCTACATCTCGATTCCGTGGGCCTTCAGCATCCACACCGTCACGGCGTTCCTGTTTGCCGGTCTTCCGGGCCGCCACCTCTGGCTCACCGCCGTGCTCGCGCCGCGCTTCCTGGCCTCGGCCTTCGCCGCCGGTACGGCCATCCTGATCCTTATCACCTTCATCCTGAAGAAGGTCGCCAAGTTCGACGCCGGTCAGGAGGCTCGCCTCAAGCTTGCCGTGCTCAGCTCCTACGCCGGGCTGGCCAACCTCTTCTTCCTCGGTACCGAGTTCTTCACGGCCTTTTACAGCAACATTCCGGCGCACAAGCACAGCTTGCAGTACCTCTTCTTCGGCCTCGAAGGCCACGCGCCGCTCGTGCCGTGGATGTGGTTCTCGCTGATTACTGGCATCATCTCGGTGGGCGTACTTCTCTCCCCGCCGCTTCGCCGCAAGAACGGCGCGCTCATCGCGGCCTGCATCGGTCTGGTGGTCTCGATCTGGATCGACAAGGGAATGGGCCTGATCTTCGGCGGATTTGTGCCGACGCCGCTCGAAGCGATCGTTGATTACATGCCGACGGCAACCGAAATTTCGGTCACGCTTGGCATCTGGGCCATCGGCCTGCTTGTGCTGACCATGCTGCTCAAGACTGCCATCGCCGTCAAGACGCAGGAGTGA
- the dsrO gene encoding sulfate reduction electron transfer complex DsrMKJOP subunit DsrO, which yields MSQNRREFLKKAGLGALAGLGAAAGLFPAFALENTDMSSFTTKPTPGKVRWGMLVDTRKCLGDCKECIVRCHHDHNVPDFGHTKNEVKWIWKSGYENAFPTASTQFQNPEVLERQVLTLCNHCTEPPCTKACPTEATFKRWDGIVSIDYHRCIGCRFCMAACPYGSRSFNWLDPRPHIKELSNTYPTRMRGVVEKCNFCSERLVKGELPACVVSCAENALTFGDLNDPNSEIRKMLATNETMQRKPELGTLPSVFYII from the coding sequence ATGAGTCAAAACCGTAGAGAATTTCTGAAAAAGGCCGGTCTGGGCGCTCTCGCCGGCCTGGGTGCCGCCGCGGGTCTGTTCCCGGCGTTCGCGCTTGAGAATACCGATATGTCGAGCTTTACCACCAAGCCGACGCCGGGCAAGGTGCGCTGGGGAATGCTGGTTGATACCCGCAAGTGCCTCGGCGACTGCAAGGAGTGCATCGTCCGTTGCCACCACGATCACAACGTGCCGGACTTCGGCCATACGAAGAACGAGGTCAAATGGATATGGAAGAGCGGTTATGAGAATGCGTTTCCGACCGCCAGCACGCAGTTCCAGAATCCCGAAGTGCTGGAACGCCAGGTGCTGACGCTCTGCAACCACTGCACCGAGCCGCCCTGCACCAAAGCCTGCCCGACCGAGGCGACCTTTAAGCGCTGGGACGGCATCGTCTCCATCGACTACCATCGCTGCATTGGCTGCCGCTTCTGCATGGCCGCCTGCCCGTACGGTTCGCGCAGCTTCAACTGGCTCGATCCGCGTCCGCACATCAAGGAGCTGAGCAACACCTACCCGACACGGATGCGCGGCGTGGTCGAGAAGTGCAACTTCTGCTCGGAGCGGCTCGTCAAGGGCGAGCTTCCGGCCTGCGTCGTCAGCTGTGCGGAGAATGCGCTTACCTTCGGCGACCTGAACGATCCAAATTCGGAGATCCGCAAGATGCTCGCCACGAACGAAACCATGCAGCGCAAGCCGGAACTCGGCACGCTGCCATCAGTCTTTTACATCATCTAA
- the dsrJ gene encoding sulfate reduction electron transfer complex DsrMKJOP subunit DsrJ has product MNKFSQFLVALAAGLSVFVAAWFFMQVAHRGSLPAIAEESPVVAAATVKPGGAPIDSSKCILPTEYMRAHHMQILNKWRHDSVREGNRTFVNPQGEHFDKSLNTCLGCHGSNPMFCFMCHEYANVKPTCWNCHLSPMEVSQ; this is encoded by the coding sequence ATGAATAAGTTCAGTCAGTTTCTGGTCGCCCTCGCCGCAGGTCTGAGCGTCTTTGTGGCGGCATGGTTTTTCATGCAGGTGGCTCACCGCGGTTCCCTTCCGGCGATCGCCGAGGAGTCGCCCGTTGTCGCGGCGGCAACCGTCAAACCGGGCGGCGCGCCGATCGACAGCTCGAAGTGCATTTTGCCGACCGAGTACATGCGGGCGCACCACATGCAGATTCTCAACAAGTGGCGTCACGACTCGGTGCGCGAAGGCAACCGCACCTTCGTCAATCCCCAGGGAGAGCACTTCGACAAGAGTCTCAACACCTGTCTCGGATGCCACGGCTCGAATCCAATGTTCTGTTTTATGTGTCACGAGTATGCCAATGTCAAGCCGACATGCTGGAACTGTCATCTGTCGCCGATGGAGGTGTCGCAATGA
- the dsrK gene encoding sulfate reduction electron transfer complex DsrMKJOP subunit DsrK yields MSNKYALKPDELKKEFEQKKPRLLKGEFAGKDWWDLPVEFRDGNWCFPAKPEVLDELHFANPRKWAATDKDWQLPAGWEKTIRDGMKDRLKRFRSFKVFMDSCVRCGACADKCHFFLGTGDPKNMPVLRAELVRSVYRNDFTGLAKILKDFSGSRTLTQDVIKEWHMYFHQCTECRRCSVFCPMGIDTAEITMMVRELLNLIGVNNNWILAPVANCNRTGNHLGIEPHTFKQNIMSMVDDIEDLTGVRVNPTFNRKGAEILFITPSGDVFGDPGVYTMMGYLLLFHHIGLDYTISTYASEGGNFGMFTSNEMMKKINAKMYHEAKRLGVKWILGGECGHMWRLVHQYMNTMNGPADFLEEPVSPITGTKFTNAKATKMVHIVEFTADLIKHGKLKLDPKRNDHLRTTFHDSCNVARGMGMFEEPRYVLNKVCNVFHEMPENTIREQTFCCGSGSGLNAEEFMDTRMRGGFPRASAVAHVREKHKVDSLVTICAIDRASLPALMRYWNPGVTVYGLHELVGNALIMDGEKKRTEDLRENPMAGFEEDDDDE; encoded by the coding sequence ATGTCCAACAAATACGCCCTCAAACCAGACGAACTCAAAAAAGAGTTCGAACAAAAGAAGCCACGGCTCCTCAAGGGGGAGTTCGCCGGCAAGGATTGGTGGGATTTGCCGGTGGAGTTCCGTGACGGCAACTGGTGTTTTCCTGCCAAGCCGGAAGTGCTCGACGAGCTGCACTTCGCCAACCCGAGGAAATGGGCTGCCACCGACAAGGACTGGCAGTTACCCGCAGGATGGGAAAAGACGATCCGCGACGGCATGAAGGATCGCCTGAAGCGGTTCCGTTCGTTCAAGGTGTTCATGGACAGCTGCGTGCGCTGCGGCGCCTGCGCCGACAAGTGCCACTTTTTCCTCGGTACTGGCGATCCGAAGAACATGCCGGTGCTTCGCGCCGAGCTTGTCCGTTCAGTTTATCGCAACGATTTCACGGGTCTGGCAAAAATCCTGAAGGACTTTTCCGGATCGAGAACGCTCACGCAGGATGTGATCAAAGAGTGGCACATGTACTTCCATCAGTGTACCGAGTGCCGCCGCTGTTCGGTTTTCTGTCCGATGGGCATCGATACCGCCGAGATTACCATGATGGTGCGCGAGCTGCTCAACCTCATCGGCGTGAACAACAACTGGATTCTCGCGCCGGTGGCCAACTGCAACCGCACGGGCAATCACCTTGGCATCGAGCCGCACACCTTCAAGCAGAACATCATGTCGATGGTGGATGACATCGAAGATCTCACCGGGGTGCGGGTCAATCCTACCTTCAACCGCAAGGGCGCGGAGATTCTCTTCATTACGCCGTCGGGCGACGTTTTCGGTGATCCCGGTGTCTATACGATGATGGGCTATCTGCTGCTGTTCCATCACATCGGCCTCGACTACACCATCAGCACCTACGCTTCGGAGGGTGGCAACTTCGGCATGTTCACCTCGAACGAAATGATGAAGAAGATCAATGCCAAGATGTATCACGAGGCCAAGCGTCTCGGGGTGAAGTGGATTCTCGGCGGCGAGTGCGGCCACATGTGGCGCCTGGTGCATCAGTACATGAACACCATGAACGGCCCGGCGGATTTCCTCGAGGAGCCGGTTTCGCCAATCACCGGCACGAAGTTCACTAATGCGAAGGCCACCAAAATGGTGCACATCGTCGAGTTTACCGCTGACCTCATCAAGCACGGCAAGCTCAAGCTCGATCCGAAACGCAACGACCATCTTCGCACCACCTTCCACGATTCGTGCAATGTGGCTCGCGGCATGGGCATGTTCGAGGAGCCCCGTTACGTGCTCAACAAGGTGTGCAACGTTTTCCACGAAATGCCCGAGAACACCATCAGGGAGCAGACCTTCTGCTGCGGTTCGGGCAGCGGCCTGAACGCCGAGGAGTTCATGGACACCCGTATGAGAGGCGGTTTCCCGAGAGCCAGCGCCGTCGCGCACGTGCGCGAGAAGCACAAGGTCGATTCGCTGGTCACGATCTGCGCCATCGACCGAGCAAGCCTTCCGGCGCTGATGCGCTACTGGAATCCGGGCGTGACGGTCTACGGTCTGCACGAGCTGGTTGGTAACGCGCTCATCATGGATGGAGAAAAGAAAAGAACCGAAGACCTGAGAGAGAACCCTATGGCCGGATTCGAGGAGGATGACGACGATGAATAA
- the dsrM gene encoding sulfate reduction electron transfer complex DsrMKJOP subunit DsrM — protein sequence MKKVLKPLIAVIVLALIPWAGITYGKLDYLFAIVIPYASAAILVLGMLFRLVDWIRRPVPFNIPTTCGQEQSLDWIKTNPLECPSNPFMAAMRVLSEVFLFRSLFRNTRAELYGGPKLVYGSYKWLWLGGLAFHWSMLIIVIRHARFFLETLPLPIELLENADRFLDVTVPAFYITDAIALAAITFLVLRRLSDEKMRILSLSTDYFPLFLFGAIVVIGISMRYVTKIDIMPVKALAMTLAHFGFDAPEPIGVLFYIHLFLVCVLLAYIPFSKLVHMGGIFLSPTRNLPNNSRAKRHKNPWNPDIKFRTYAEYEDEFREKMKKAGLPVEKQ from the coding sequence ATGAAAAAAGTGCTGAAACCGTTGATCGCAGTGATCGTGCTGGCCCTGATTCCCTGGGCTGGCATCACCTACGGCAAGCTCGACTATCTTTTCGCCATCGTCATCCCTTATGCCTCCGCAGCCATTCTCGTGCTCGGTATGCTTTTCCGGCTGGTTGACTGGATCCGGAGGCCGGTACCCTTCAACATTCCGACCACCTGCGGCCAGGAGCAGTCGCTCGACTGGATCAAGACCAATCCGCTGGAGTGCCCGTCAAATCCCTTCATGGCCGCGATGCGGGTGCTCTCCGAAGTCTTCCTGTTCCGCTCGCTGTTCCGAAACACCAGGGCTGAGCTGTATGGCGGCCCGAAGCTCGTCTATGGTTCGTACAAATGGCTTTGGCTTGGCGGTCTCGCGTTTCACTGGTCGATGCTCATCATTGTTATTCGCCATGCGCGCTTTTTCCTTGAGACACTGCCCTTGCCAATCGAATTGCTTGAAAATGCGGATCGCTTTCTCGATGTGACCGTGCCGGCATTTTACATCACTGACGCCATAGCGCTTGCTGCTATCACTTTCCTAGTGCTGCGCCGCCTGTCGGACGAAAAGATGCGGATTCTGTCTCTTTCGACAGACTATTTTCCGCTGTTCCTGTTCGGCGCCATCGTTGTTATCGGCATCAGCATGCGCTACGTGACCAAAATCGACATCATGCCGGTCAAAGCGTTGGCCATGACACTGGCTCACTTCGGTTTCGACGCGCCCGAACCGATAGGTGTCCTGTTCTATATCCACCTGTTCCTGGTTTGCGTGCTGCTCGCCTACATTCCGTTCAGCAAGCTGGTGCATATGGGCGGAATTTTCCTCAGCCCAACGCGCAACCTGCCGAACAACAGCCGCGCCAAACGGCACAAGAATCCGTGGAATCCCGATATCAAGTTCAGGACTTATGCCGAATACGAAGACGAGTTCCGCGAAAAAATGAAAAAGGCGGGTCTTCCGGTCGAAAAGCAATAA
- a CDS encoding RsbRD N-terminal domain-containing protein produces the protein MTRAWEQIVKENRNVLLERWTSSVVAMLPGGMSHGSLVATAIAEELGVLLDAVADRSMQAAEPIMRITRILAVQDIPPSKSLSILFMLKGMIEALPVECDHPCRDRLEELTLQAFDSYMKHRETIYQIKYDEARRKMHMALRRAEA, from the coding sequence ATGACGAGAGCGTGGGAACAGATAGTTAAAGAGAACCGGAACGTCCTGCTTGAACGCTGGACCTCATCGGTTGTGGCAATGTTGCCCGGCGGAATGAGCCACGGCTCACTGGTCGCTACGGCGATTGCCGAGGAGCTGGGTGTTCTGCTTGATGCTGTGGCGGATCGCTCCATGCAGGCCGCCGAGCCGATCATGCGCATCACCCGGATTCTTGCCGTTCAGGATATTCCACCTTCAAAATCCCTGTCGATTTTGTTTATGCTCAAGGGTATGATCGAAGCGCTTCCGGTCGAATGCGACCATCCGTGCCGCGACCGCCTCGAAGAGCTGACCCTGCAAGCTTTTGATAGCTACATGAAGCACCGGGAGACTATCTACCAGATCAAGTATGACGAGGCCCGCCGGAAAATGCACATGGCGCTCAGGAGGGCTGAAGCATGA